TGAGCCCAAAAGCTTGGCCTGAATTAATTGTTTTCATTTTTTAGAACTTAAAAAAGATGACCCAAACCCAAACGGCCCTGTCTGATAAAAGTATGCCCAATACTTGCCATGGATGGGCTTTAGCACAATGCCTAGGTCTAAAATAATATGGCTATTTTTCCCCAACAAAATTCTCATTTCTAATTCATAGGCCGCCAGAAAACCAGGTGAAAAAGGACAGGTAGTTGTGTCCTCGAGAAAATTGTATGGATAACAAAATTGCAagaccgagagagagagagagagagagagagaacgagGGGAACAAGAGGCCTAGAGAATGTGCTCACTTTATGGCTACAAATGTTCGTGTGAGGTCATGAGGGAACTCGTCTTTTCAGGCCCCTCCTGCCATCTCTTTTCTGCGCCTGCCTTTCTCCCCACTCATGCTCCTTCTTTCGGTGCGCTGCGGCTCAGGTGGCGAGCGTGCGTGCCGGACAGACCTGTCGGCTCCCGGACAGAGCTTGCTCCAACAGTCAGCAGCCCTCCTCCTGCCTCCACTCCACAGGGATGGCTTCCAAGTTCTCACCAATCTCATCCAGGTTTTCTGTTGATTGTGATCACTGTGCTTATACTAATTGGTAATTGCGTCTGGTCCTTTAACGTAATTTCTTCTacatctttccttttttttttcttcaagttcttggTTGCAAcatgactttttttttgaacataaGTTGCAACATGAGTTTGGAAGTCACCATTGGCCATGTTATATCTTAGTAAAAACTAATAGAATTTCTTAAAAACTTAACCCGGCCTGTTCCTTGAAACTCCTGACACCTATCATTTCCGGTTTCAGAAAAAATAAACATATTGCTCAATTGTGAAACTTGAATTTTACAAAGGCTACTCAGCTCAACACAATACTATTTGCTATGAGAAAATGAGGTGCAAGTGGTTTGGACGCATTTGCAAGAATTTTGAGCATACATCATCTACACTTCCCAAATGCGCAACATGCACATGGACTTCTGAGCAACGGCTTGTTACCAACTTTTTTTAGGTGTTGACAAATAATCTACTATGTAGACTCAACACCACTCTCACCCTTACGCAATGATGATGGCAGTCATGATGGCACGCTCGCATCTACTGTTAGTTTCGAATTAGTGCCATCTGCCCACACCACTTTGCCCTAATCCAGCTGTTGCTCACTCCACGGCGCAGGCTTCCAGGAGACCGGAATGATGACGAGGGCCGCGGCCTCGAGGAGGCCGTGTGCAGATGGGGGACAGAATGGAGGCTGCAGCCTAAATTCTTCGCCGCAACCGATGTGCTTTCCTCTCTGAAAAGTTCAGCGCTGAATTTTAGCCAACGCCCTCAGCGAGCTCGTGCGAGTGAGCATGCCGTGCatgctctccctccctccctccctgatTACTTTTATCATTGGCTGCTAGTACTACCAGATTAGCTTAATTTTTGTTTCGTTCAAGTATTTTAGTTTATCCTCAGTGgtgttttttttgtattttttactCCAGTGGCTTGTAGCCTCTGGCAGTCTGCATGCATGGTGATGTTTTGGATCATTCAGACTCTGACCAAAATGGCCTGAACTTCAGAATAACAGGGAACCGACAGACGACATGTTTTGTCAGGCGTGATGTAAGCCTGCAACACATTTCAGTCAGCAGCACGCAGAAGCAATTAACCACTGCAAAAATTCTAATGAACCATCAGAAACAGCAATCTCAGGCAATATTAACATCAGTTATCTATCAAAACGTCTTGTTTCTGAAACAAGTTTATGATTGAACGATATAAAATAGTAACTTGCAGGAAGTTAAGCATGTAGCAAGAGGAGTAGAACCCTGTCCCTTTGCCTTTTCAGTACAGAAATTGCTGTTCTAGTTGGCTGGTATATGCTTTTGAGAAGTTCCACTGCACTCTGGACAAATGCTTTTGGTGAGGAAACAATCAATGAGCTAGCCGGCCTCCTTTTCCCGTCCTAAAAATCATGAGTAATTGGGGGGAAAGCCCTAAAAACCCCTGACGAAAGTGGCTTTTTAGCTTTAGAAGTATGCAAAGGGAGAGGAGTCGACTTTCTCCCCTACCTACAAAGCTTCTACTGTTTCAGCAGCTTCACACCTTTTGGGCCCTAATTTTGGCATGATGATGAATGCaagttaaattttgattaatcaGGGTGCATCGAGCTACTACTTGCAGCAATTGTTTAATTGTAAAAGTAGTAACAGTCTCAACGATAAGAGGCTAACCTAAGCTATTTCCATAGCAATCTGGAAATCAAAATGCTTTTAGTGAGACACACAGAAAGAAATTGGCCAAGGGAACAAGTAGGCCGGCACTGCTGTCAAACGGACAGTGTTTTATCTTATCCATAAAAGGCTTTTGCACTAGGAAGAAGACCAAAAGAAAGCCGAGAAAGCAGGaactgcctctctctctctctctctctctctctctctctctctctctctcccctgctTCTTTGTGGGCCCACAGTgagtactctctctctctcgcttctTTGTGGGCCCACAGTGAGTACGGCTGCGCCTCCCTCCGCCGGCAAGGCGTGCACCGCTGTCTTGTCGTCCCTTGGACCATCTCTCTCTAATTACTTTATCATCACTGAACACCCCCAAATAATCACCGTTTTGCAAGAATTCACCTGCACTGCAAATCTTCCTGCATCCTCTAACGTTCTTGAGAACTAATTTGCCGCAGCAACACAAGGTCAACTGACACCGAGAACCATGAGTAATTTGGATGATGAAGCAACTGCAATAGGAAATCAACCTTCCTGGCAAAGGGGCCTCTGCAAGACTGCAATATCTGAATCCATCCAACAGCCTTTGCTGCATTCTGAACCTACTTGGTTCTCCTGCAACCCACACAGCCTTCAGATTATTTGCTTTAATTTTCAGAAGGCACCCAGCAGCAGTGAGACAGGAACTGCCattggacccccccccccccccccagccttTGCTTGTTTTcagtgacaagctgacagctccaTCTTACTAGGAATTTGTTACTTGCACACATAAGAACCAGCACTAAACAACTGCCCAAAGCAATGGACCTGGTACATATGTGTGAGATGATCATGCAGTACACTGCATCACACATACAAAAGTGTGTGCCCTGTTTGAAATGCACTCCTCTCAGCTCCTCCTGCCTTGCAGTGTACCAGCTGcaagctgcagcctgcagctgcTTTGGTTCCATGCATGGCGCGCGGGCCCCACGCGTGCATGGGGCGACGAAGTAGAAGATGATTAAACTAGGCTCCTGCAGGGCCTGTCTGCTCTGGGAGGGGCACTCCATGCATGCTTGGCAAGCGAGTCAGTGACAGTGTAAGCCAAGCCATTGGCAGCAGCTGGGCCTCTTCTCTTGCTGTTGCTTGTCATGCCAAAAGCCAAAAGGGAGGTGAGGCATCAGGCATGGGAAATTTTATCCCTCCCCTAGTGTCTAGCGAGGGAAAGGCCGGCGCCCCATGGGCCATGGCCATGGGGCGTTGGAAGCAGTGTTTataaatcccccccccccccccctgccaCTGCCACTCCACAGTTTCAGAACCACCACCACAACGGCAACTGCATAGTCGAGCTCGAGCAATTTCGTTTTCAGAAGGCCGGCAGGGCACTGAGTTCTATTATATTTGGTGACCAGTCCAGGAGGGTTAGTCGAGCTCGAGCAAGAACAGTGAGGAGAGGATGATGATGGACAGGCAGGTTGTGAGGCAATGCGACATGGAGGTCATGAAGATGGCCATGCTCAAGCACGAAGAGACCTTCAGGCAGCAGGTAAATGATCGAGACCTTCAGGAGCTCGTTCTTTCTGTTATTCTCCGCGGCGAATTCTTAATTTCATCATGCAACAAATAAAGTGTATGAACGGCTACCTGTTTTCTTTTTGCAATCTGATCATCAGGTCCACGAGCTGCACCGCCTGTACAGGATCCAGAGGCAGCTGATGAGCGACCTGACCAGAGATGAGCTGGTGGTCAcccggcggcgcagcaagcagCCGCGGCGCGCGCTGAACCTGCAGCTGCCGGCCGACGAGTACATCGTCAgcgccgacgaggacgacgaagcCGCCGGCGCGGAGCTGGAGCTGACGCTCGCCGTCGGCGGGCGCCGCAAGAAcaacagcaggaggaggaggaggcaagaGCAGCACGAcagccctggcggcggcggctccgcccCGTTCGGGTCCGACGACTGCTCCGGCGCGAGCCTCCTGTCGTCGTCCCCGTCCTCGGCCGAGTACTACTCCGacgaggcgtcggcggcggtgttccacgcgccgccgccgccgccgtgccagaGGGCGATGGCGTTCGACCTCGGCGACGGGATGATGAGGCAGCAGGCGCCGTGGCTGACGCAGTGCCAGCAGTACCTCAGCCTCAGGATGACATGAACATCAGAACATGCAGAGAAGATCATCATCCGTATCAATCACATTGTACCAGAGTGTGCTGTGTTGTAGAAGATGCAGTAGccgctagtttttttttatccttttcctttttttttgtgattgcTACTATGTCCTAGGTGGCCAATGGGGTCTGGGAAGAAGGATATGGGCTATGGCTGTGTCCTAGCATACTCCTATCCCTgatccaaaaaaaattgttaaTTGATCATGACTAATGAGTGCATCCTGATTGGTTAATGTTCAGATTAGTGCTGATTCAGGAGTAATAGTGCCACCTGCTCCAGATTCTTTTTATTCGATATTTCCATTCATGGTTGCAAAGGTTTTGCTGTAAAAAGTAGTAATAATCAGGCAGTGAAACTGAAAAAGGCAGAGGGAACTGCAGCTACCAGAAAGCATATAGTACATGTAAAAGTGAGTGCTCCTAGTTGCTAGTGTAAAGGGAGCACCATTTTACAGTGAAAAGTTAACAGTTGATGACCAATAGATGAGGTGCTCAGATTAGCCTGGAATTCGGATATATTTTGAGCAGATCATAAATTTAGGAAAAAGAGGGCATCTCTGATGATTGATGTCCTGGTTGAGCTTTAGGGGAAGCAGAGGAGCTTCATTGGTGTGTGTCAAAAGTAAAGCCAGGATTGCAAACGAGAATTTTACAAGCGGCCACTGGATGTTCTTCTAGTGTCAGGGCCCAATGTTTCAAGATCAACAATATGCTGGCAAAGTTCGTGGAATGGAATATTTGGCTCATCATCGTATCATACAATATGCAAAAAGAAGCCAAAAacgataaaaaaaagagagaaaatattttgtaaaaaaatcctAAAGAGGCCATGTGGACACTAGGATAAATGTTTTTCATGCATCATCGTGCCATGACTAGCAAAACATTTCAAAATTATGGACAAGCGAAAAAATGGTGGTCCTCATTTGATTAACCTCTGTTTTACGCCaaatacaaaacaaaacaacatTAAACTGAGAAAAAGATTGAGAAAACCTACAGCTTTGAGGAAATATTTTTAAGCACACGACCCAACACCAGaacctttttgtttttttgaaagGCAGCCTTTTTGAAACGATAACCAGAACCTTGTATCCTACATTCCTACCAGACTACCACTAAATCATATGCTCTAGAAATTTGACCGGAGAAACACTAAATCATGTTCTAGAAACACAAGGCAGAAGAAATTAAAGAAGTTAGTGAAAAACATCTGGAGTGGGTTTTTCCCCCCCTCGACCGAAGGATTCGTCCTGcacatttttaatttttttttgtgatggACATTTCAATGCGACTGCTTGGTTCTTTGCTGGAGTGAATTTGAAGTTGAAGACCGAGAACAGGGCAGGTGGCCGGGGAGTAGTATCCGAAGAAACCTCATGCGATCCTTGCTGCTTCAGCCTGTCAGCGTCATCAACCAAACGTTAACGGGCAACAAAAAATTAAACTGAATCAACAGGTGCCAATTGGGATAACAGAGCATGCCGCAGGTTTGAACTTGGAGCCAAATCATCAAACGAAGGGGGGGAAAGCACCtaggatttaaagttaaaccatGACAGATTGatggcagcagccagcagcgagCTAGGTGTAGACATGCATATAGCAGGGGTGTGGCCATGATCTTGTGTCCTGGAAAATGACGGCCAAATGGAACAGCAGCGTCACAGACTCACAGGTGGTGTGGCTACCTAGTGCATGTCTTTCCTGCTTTATATCAGGAATTCAGAATAATTGTCCTTGGAATCGAAACGACTGCTGCCCGCTTCGACAGCAGGTTTGTTTCAAGATTTGCGGCTTTGGACCGGAGGAGGATCGGATCTTGGCGACGCCGCCGTCTCGGTCGATCGGATCGATCTGTCTGCTCGCATGATCAGCGGCTGAAGCTAGCACGAGCAGTGGATGAGTCTCTGACGCTGGTGCTGTACATTGGGCGAGCAATTATCTGACGACGACGTGGTGGCATCTTAATCTAATCACCTTTCCGTCGTCTTTGCCACCCATGATTGCGATCGAGGCATAGGTTGCGAGTACAGGACGACGTACTGGAGAGCAAATGTTTCTGATGAACAAGAGAGACCGAAGGCTCTCCACTCTAATCAGCAGGACTTGCCCAAAgcagcaaagaaaaaaaaaagtcagcTGAATCTTCTTCGGGGCCATTTCAGTTTTCAGCCCAGGTAGTGGGCCGGGACCTGCAGAGTGAAGCGACCGAAACAAGGCCCAGCTCAAAAGGAGAAGCAGCCTGCTTGGGGCTTGCCAAGCCcacccaattttttttaaatatggaAAGTGATCATTCATAAGCGAATGACTACGGCCATCAAGCCCACCCAATAAagcccaattttttttcttggtatagatatagatacaagccatatataattatataattaatcATTCAAGAGTTGAAAGAACAGGTCTTCCTATTCGCTAGCTAGGGTTTTGCATGCAGGAGGCAAATAATGGAGGTGAGCGACGACGTCCTGGGCTGCATCCTTGAGCGGATCGACTCGATCGTCAGCCTCATCCACGCCGCCTCCGCGTGCAAGCAATGGCGCCGCATCGTCGCCGATCgcggcttcctccgccgcttCGGCGGCCGCCACGCGTCCAAGATCGCCGCAGGCGACTGCTCCAACCACCGCGCAGCCTACTTTCCTGTCGGGTGTAGCTCCGGGAACAAGCGATGCCGACATTACGTATCGTTCTACGCATCGTTGACGAACAAGTGGTGGTCTCATCACATGTTCTTTAGAGCATCTCCGACAGATTACTTATCTCCTATACActatatattttctctctctactagtaataatattttttatatttatcgTAATCAATGTTGTAGCAAATTACTCAAATGATAGGGTGGAGGAAGGAATCCCTACATTTGAATAAGAGTTAGGTGTGTTTTGGTatcaccaaaaatattttggtatTGGCGGTGGAATTGGTAATCTGATGGGCACTTTCTAATACTAAAAGGACATGTCAGAGAGGAGTGGCAGTGGAAGGTGGAGCCGTGAAGATAAAGAGCGACAACTGCAGAATGGAGGAGGAGCAAGGGAGAATTGAGTGCTAAGAGCAAGGCTGATAATACAGCCAACTGTTGGCTGTAAGGATTCTTACAGCTTATCTCTCAGCCGGCTAGTATAGTAGTTTAGTCCTTCATTATTAATATAAGGCCTACGTATCCCTCTCATAAGGTTTTTGTGTCCAAGCTGGCTGCAAGCTTTCAgtccacctctcctctctcccctctTCTCTCTTCTTCACATCAGCATTTAAACTTTTTGCAGCCTATAATAGTTGCTCTAATGTTAGGAGTCACATGCGCGGGTGTGATCTGTTTTGTCGCTGCAAGTGGATCGAGTGATCTTCCTCCTCGCGACGACCAATTTTGAGGAGGGGCCCAGGTTGCCACTTGTTGAGGGCTAGGATCCATCACCACCGGACATAGAATAAGCGCCCATCGATGGTTGGGTAGACAACAGGTGGCCAAGACTAGGGTAGAGGCGTAGGAATAAGTCGAGTGTGACTGCGACTGGCGCCCGGCGGTTGGAGGCGCTGGAGATGAGTCGTGATGAGCCTTGTGGGCCTTCTGAGATGACTTGCATCCTAGTCGCACCTGGGAATAGGAACCCAAATTTGAGGACCTAGGGTTGGGAGCCGCTATTAGGGCAATTGTTAACTGGGTTGGCACGTGTGCCAGAGGAGCTGCGGTATAAACACAGGCATACCGGATAAAGCATGAGTGAAATAAAATTAACGTGATAAATTAAATTCAAAAGAACCTTAAGTTTCAAATTTAATAAATTTTGGAGCATATTTTGATGCCCTAAAAATTCAATGAAACTTAAATTTTAGCCatattcaaatatttatatttcaaatttttttgcattccAACTAAAAACAATAGTTAAAACAGTTTCCTATCATCACCTACTATATCTCGTAAAATGTTTTATAATTTTTAGATCCACTTAACTATTTTGTTTGCTATATAAAAGTTGgaacgagaaaaaaaaagaaaaaaaccgcCCTGCTGTGGCGAAATTCAGGGTGATTTGGGTTGGTgtaaattaaataatttcaagATTTCGAGATGTAGGATGTCCTATTTTAGAGTTAAAGAGGGTTTTTTTAAACTCGGTAAAAAGTTCAGAGAGCAATATAGACTTTTCTCTAATCCTAATAAGCCGGATGCCTTATGACCATCTATGGACGAGATCATCCGGAGAGCCCGAACGTTTTTAGCCCAACTTCATCCGATCCTATACAAGTTCAAATTAAACTTATCGCGAATTCGTGACTCGATGTTTGCCATGCTACTAATTATATATGGATGGACACGTACTAGAGTTTCTGTATGTTCGTGGAGCACAAAAAGTTTATAtaaatctctatctctatctctctaCTTATTTTTAAAGCAAGCAATGCCTTTTTGTCCATCAATCAGAACTCTAATCGAAATCTGGACAAATCAATCTGAACCTATTTTATTCGGAATTCGGACAAATCAATCAGAATTCTAACCGGAACAAGAACAAATCAATTGGAATCCCAATCAAAACACGGACAATCAATGTCTATCAATTGAAATCCCAATCAAAACACGGACAATCAATGTCTCGTATAATTATAGCACGGTGTATATTATATTACGCCTACCAATACAGGTGTTTGCAAATTAATCAAGCCAAGTCATGGACGTGATCGACGacatcctcctcctcatcctcgagCGGATCGACTCGCCAGTCTGCCTCGTCCGCGCCGCCTCCACATGCAAGAGATGGCATGGCAACATCGCCGACGCCAGCTTCCTCCGCCGCTACCGCTCCGCCCACGCGCCCagcctcgtcgccggccacTACTTCAACGGCATTTTATATGAAACGGACTCGAAGTCGAAGCTGCGGCTCTCCTTCGTGCCAAGATTAAAGGACCGCCCGCAACTTCTCCTCCCTCGACTTCCTCCCCGGCGACAGCGACGACTGCCCTCCCACTTGGGCCGTCCTCAACAGCCGCGGCAGCCTCCTGCTGTACTGCATGGCAAGCGGGCAATCTTTCGATGGCGTGAGTGTtcaaaatttcggcgaaatttcgatAAATTCGGTGATTTCACCCCCtctgaaatttgaaaatttcaaaaataataatttaaatatatttaaaa
The nucleotide sequence above comes from Panicum virgatum strain AP13 chromosome 3K, P.virgatum_v5, whole genome shotgun sequence. Encoded proteins:
- the LOC120699907 gene encoding uncharacterized protein LOC120699907; this translates as MMMDRQVVRQCDMEVMKMAMLKHEETFRQQVHELHRLYRIQRQLMSDLTRDELVVTRRRSKQPRRALNLQLPADEYIVSADEDDEAAGAELELTLAVGGRRKNNSRRRRRQEQHDSPGGGGSAPFGSDDCSGASLLSSSPSSAEYYSDEASAAVFHAPPPPPCQRAMAFDLGDGMMRQQAPWLTQCQQYLSLRMT